Proteins from a genomic interval of Lolium perenne isolate Kyuss_39 chromosome 1, Kyuss_2.0, whole genome shotgun sequence:
- the LOC127338685 gene encoding uncharacterized protein has product MELAISAVTGELVSRFLSLLVNKFHSSHAYSEEKQLKRLEQLILRARTVVEEADGQYITNSGMLEQLSMLAKALYRGYWALGAFRYRSLEETPIDEEEQKEEVSNSSPPKRLRTFHGSARKKKATYLPELQGALESLEDAVSSMTEFVIILGGYDRMLRRPYDVYLYNDNIMFGRHSEKQKLLNFLLQHGSPGGALAVLPVIGGPGVGKRTLVAHVCKDERVSSQFSSILHLNGDSVCRIADHVSVLSGKVLVVVELVSDVDQEDWVKFCSTLASMDSGCKVIIISRCRSSEKLGTVKPIFLNTLPYEEFSYLFKTLAFGSADPAQHPPLARIADKMAREMQSDWSLVAANLLADVMRRNLNLHFWLSMLSRMKRFVERNFSMFGEHPQLLILRRHQIDVTDFLHPASPLRILPSCTTGSSLTEITKKRQLLPNVRLGDLVADPGARPQGDFNVVSWESRLPPYTSFVHFASNGAPSVAEDTPLSRRKRKSV; this is encoded by the coding sequence ATGGAGCTTGCCATATCTGCAGTAACAGGTGAACTTGTGAGCCGATTCCTCTCCTTGCTCGTCAACAAGTTTCACTCAAGCCACGCATACTCTGAAGAGAAGCAACTGAAGAGGTTGGAGCAACTGATCCTAAGAGCTCGCACAGTAGTCGAAGAGGCGGACGGGCAATACATCACAAACTCCGGGATGCTAGAGCAGCTCAGCATGCTCGCAAAGGCCCTGTACCGGGGTTACTGGGCGCTAGGGGCGTTCAGGTACAGGTCACTTGAAGAGACTCCCATCGACGAAGAGGAGCAGAAGGAGGAGGTTAGCAACTCATCTCCCCCCAAACGTCTTCGCACGTTTCATGGCAGTGCTAGAAAGAAGAAGGCAACATACCTTCCCGAGCTGCAAGGTGCGTTGGAGAGCTTAGAGGATGCCGTCTCTAGCATGACAGAGTTTGTCATTATTTTGGGTGGATACGACCGTATGCTGCGTCGACCATATGACGTGTATCTTTACAATGACAACATCATGTTTGGGCGCCACAGCGAAAAGCAAAAGCTCCTGAACTTCTTGTTGCAGCATGGCTCTCCTGGTGGTGCACTAGCTGTCCTCCCGGTCATCGGTGGTCCTGGGGTTGGCAAGAGGACTCTGGTCGCCCATGTATGCAAGGATGAGAGGGTTAGCTCGCAGTTCTCTTCGATTTTGCACCTGAATGGGGATTCCGTTTGTAGAATCGCAGACCATGTCAGTGTCTTGTCGGGAAAAGTATTGGTAGTTGTTGAGCTTGTTTCAGATGTTGACCAGGAGGACTGGGTCAAGTTTTGTTCAACGCTGGCAAGCATGGACAGTGGATGCAAGGTGATCATCATCAGCCGGTGTAGAAGTTCAGAGAAGCTGGGAACAGTCAAGCCAATCTTCCTCAACACCCTGCCATACGAGGAGTTCAGCTACCTCTTCAAGACACTCGCATTCGGGAGCGCAGACCCAGCACAACACCCACCGTTAGCACGGATAGCAGACAAGATGGCCAGGGAGATGCAGTCAGATTGGTCCCTTGTTGCTGCAAACTTGCTCGCTGACGTGATGAGAAGGAATCTTAATCTGCATTTCTGGCTCTCCATGTTGAGCAGAATGAAAAGATTTGTTGAGAGGAACTTCTCCATGTTCGGGGAGCACCCGCAGTTGCTCATTCTGAGACGCCATCAGATAGATGTTACAGACTTCTTGCATCCTGCTTCTCCACTCCGCATCCTACCGTCTTGTACCACTGGCAGCAGCCTAACTGAGATTACAAAGAAAAGGCAGCTGCTACCGAATGTGAGGCTTGGGGATCTGGTGGCTGATCCTGGAGCTAGGCCACAAGGGGATTTCAACGTCGTTAGTTGGGAATCAAGGCTGCCACCTTACACTTCGTTTGTTCATTTCGCTTCAAATGGTGCCCCAAGTGTGGCTGAAGATACTCCTCTGTCCAGGAGGAAGCGCAAGTCCGTTTGA
- the LOC127338675 gene encoding uncharacterized protein, with the protein MVNKSLKDGVVDVKRQGDRMILVKLVVGDLVLNVISAIRVQRGKRAKVARTKWWKLKGEASQTFRERVIKEGPWEEGGDANMMWTSMATCLQKVDVEEFGVTKGSRREAKDTWWWNDEVQKVIREKNDCFRCLYLDRSAANMEKYKVAKKAAKRAVSEARDRAYEDLYQRLNTKEGERDIYKMAKFRERNTRDVNEVKCIKDGDDQLLVKDEAIKRRWREYFDNLYNGEVESSTIELDDSFDDTIMCFVRRIQESGVKEALRRMKGGKAMGPDGRQDAGEKEVQNWCPDGFRRNGGKGSLLFLNTSQPAALMTNARGQRTAPHLAILPAFPKREEHGLDKYDSPSQASGWLL; encoded by the exons ATGGTCAATAAGAGCCTCAAGGATGGAGTTGTGGACGTCAAGAGGCAAGGGGACCGGATGATCCTTGTCAAGCTAGTTGTTGGGGACTTAGTCCTCAATGTTATCAGCGC GATCCGTGTCCAGCGGGGTAAGCGCGCCAAAGTCGCTAGAACAAAGTGGTGGAAGCTCAAGGGTGAGGCATCCCAGACTTTCAGGGAGAGGGTTATTAAGGAGGGCCCTTGGGAGGAAGGAGGCGATGCAAACATGATGTGGACGAGTATGGCGACCTGCTTGCAGAAGGTCGATGTAGAGGAGTTTGGGGTGACTAAGGGAAGTAGAAGGGAAGCTAAGGATACCTGGTGGTGGAACGATGAGGTCCAGAAGGTTATTAGGGAGAAAAATGACTGTTTCAGATGCCTATATCTGGACAGGAGTGCAGCTAACATGGAGAAGTACAAGGTGGCGAAGAAGGCTGCAAAGCGGGCGGTGAGTGAAGCAAGGGATCGAGCGTATGAGGACCTCTACCAACGTTTAAACACGAAGGAAGGCGAAAGGGACATCTATAAGATGGCCAAGTTTAGGGAGAGGAACACGAGGGATGTCAACGAAGTCAAATGCATCAAGGACGGAGATGATCAGCTTCTTGTGAAGGATGAGGCGATCAAGCGTAGATGGCGGGAGTACTTTGACAACCTTTACAATGGAGAGGTTGAGAGCTCTACCATTGAGCTAGACGACTCCTTTGATGATACCATCATGTGCTTTGTGCGACGTATCCAGGAGTCTGGGGTTAAGGAGGCGTTAAGGAGGATGAAAGGCGGCAAGGCGATGGGTcctgatg GAAGGCAGGATGCCGGGGAGAAGGAGGTGCAGAACTGGTGCCCGGATGGTTTTCGACGAAATGGGGGTAAGGGCAGCCTACTGTTCCTGAACACTTCCCAGCCTGCCGCACTAATGACTAATGCAAGAGGCCAGCGTACTGCTCCTCATCTC GCCATATTGCCAGCCTTCCCGAAGAGAGAAGAACATGGTCTAGACAAGTATGACTCTCCTTCACAGGCTTCTGGATGGCTCCTGTAG
- the LOC127327276 gene encoding putative disease resistance protein RGA4 isoform X3, with amino-acid sequence MELAISALTGELVSRFVSFLTNKYHSSRAYSKENQLERLQQLLLRVGMVIEEADSRYIVNSCMLIQLKMLAAAMYRGHHVLDTIRSMKHREFLEKQKILMFLLEYDSPGRPVVLPVIGGNGVGKKTLIAHVCDNERVRSHFSMVLHLNGDDLFRITDHEWMSGKTLVVIEFVSDVDEDDWATFHRSITNMDRGSKVIILGRNAGLEKFGTVKPISLSCLSLEEYSYLFKTLAFGSADQTDHPRLAAMVEKFATVLGGSLISANVLADALRKNLSAHFWLSLLNGARDSVKKNNTRFGAHPQELFSRGHPVHLIGGYILSPATPSRIVKSANSMTSIPEEGLPRIMFGDLIAREGHVVLPRGDFRLISWESRLPPYTSFVHLVRSASSCVNDKPKTPLSGKKRPSLFG; translated from the exons ATGGAGCTTGCCATATCTGCACTAACAGGTGAACTTGTGAGCCGATTTGTCTCCTTCCTAACCAACAAGTACCACTCCAGCCGCGCATACTCTAAAGAAAATCAGCTGGAGAGGCTACAACAACTCTTGCTGAGAGTTGGCATGGTCATCGAGGAGGCGGACTCGCGATACATCGTCAACTCATGTATGCTCATACAGCTGAAGATGCTAGCGGCTGCCATGTACCGAGGCCATCATGTGCTTGACACCATCAGGTCCATGAAACACAGGGAGTTCTTAGAGAAACAG AAGATCTTGATGTTCTTGCTTGAATATGACTCCCCTGGTCGCCCGGTCGTTCTTCCAGTCATTGGTGGCAATGGAGTTGGGAAGAAAACTCTTATCGCCCATGTATGCGATAATGAGAGGGTACGTTCTCACTTTTCTATGGTTTTGCACCTGAATGGGGACGATCTTTTCAGAATAACAGACCATGAATGGATGTCAGGGAAGACATTGGTGGTGATCGAGTTTGTTTcagatgttgatgaagatgactggGCAACATTTCATCGTTCTATCACGAACATGGACAGAGGAAGCAAGGTGATAATCTTAGGAAGAAACGCAGGCTTGGAGAAGTTTGGAACCGTCAAGCCTATCTCTCTGAGCTGTTTATCATTAGAAGAGTACAGCTACCTGTTTAAGACGCTCGCGTTCGGAAGCGCGGACCAGACCGACCACCCGCGGCTAGCGGCGATGGTAGAAAAGTTTGCCACGGTGCTGGGAGGGTCACTCATCTCAGCGAATGTGCTTGCTGATGCGCTGAGGAAAAACCTGAGTGCCCATTTCTGGCTGTCCCTATTGAACGGGGCCAGAGACAGCGTCAAGAAGAACAACACTCGTTTCGGGGCGCATCCACAAGAGCTTTTTAGCCGAGGTCACCCTGTGCACCTGATCGGTGGATACATCTTGTCTCCAGCTACTCCATCACGCATTGTAAAGTCTGCAAACAGTATGACCAGTATTCCAGAAGAGGGTCTGCCTAGGATTATGTTTGGGGACCTGATAGCACGAGAAGGTCACGTTGTTTTACCCAGAGGTGATTTTAGGCTGATTTCATGGGAATCGAGGCTACCGCCTTATACTTCATTTGTTCACTTGGTGCGGTCTGCTTCAAGTTGCGTCAATGATAAGCCTAAAACACCCTTGTCGGGGAAGAAGCGCCCAAGTCTATTTGGGTAG
- the LOC127327276 gene encoding uncharacterized protein isoform X2 has translation MELAISALTGELVSRFVSFLTNKYHSSRAYSKENQLERLQQLLLRVGMVIEEADSRYIVNSCMLIQLKMLAAAMYRGHHVLDTIRSMKHREFLEKQVWDSSTLSVSTPYKRSRTVGSSIATNMVTINSELQSALQNLEAGVANMVEFVVLLSGYERISRRPYDAYLYIDNFMFGRHVEKQKILMFLLEYDSPGRPVVLPVIGGNGVGKKTLIAHVCDNERTLVVIEFVSDVDEDDWATFHRSITNMDRGSKVIILGRNAGLEKFGTVKPISLSCLSLEEYSYLFKTLAFGSADQTDHPRLAAMVEKFATVLGGSLISANVLADALRKNLSAHFWLSLLNGARDSVKKNNTRFGAHPQELFSRGHPVHLIGGYILSPATPSRIVKSANSMTSIPEEGLPRIMFGDLIAREGHVVLPRGDFRLISWESRLPPYTSFVHLVRSASSCVNDKPKTPLSGKKRPSLFG, from the exons ATGGAGCTTGCCATATCTGCACTAACAGGTGAACTTGTGAGCCGATTTGTCTCCTTCCTAACCAACAAGTACCACTCCAGCCGCGCATACTCTAAAGAAAATCAGCTGGAGAGGCTACAACAACTCTTGCTGAGAGTTGGCATGGTCATCGAGGAGGCGGACTCGCGATACATCGTCAACTCATGTATGCTCATACAGCTGAAGATGCTAGCGGCTGCCATGTACCGAGGCCATCATGTGCTTGACACCATCAGGTCCATGAAACACAGGGAGTTCTTAGAGAAACAGGTATGGGACTCGTCCACCTTATCTGTTTCTACTCCTTACAAACGTTCTCGCACGGTTGGTAGTAGTATAGCAACAAACATGGTTACGATCAACTCCGAGTTACAGAGTGCTCTGCAAAACCTAGAGGCTGGTGTTGCTAACATGGTGGAGTTTGTCGTGCTTTTGAGCGGATACGAGCGCATCTCTCGCAGACCCTATGATGCCtatctttacattgacaacttcaTGTTTGGTCGGCATGTCGAGAAGCAGAAGATCTTGATGTTCTTGCTTGAATATGACTCCCCTGGTCGCCCGGTCGTTCTTCCAGTCATTGGTGGCAATGGAGTTGGGAAGAAAACTCTTATCGCCCATGTATGCGATAATGAGAGG ACATTGGTGGTGATCGAGTTTGTTTcagatgttgatgaagatgactggGCAACATTTCATCGTTCTATCACGAACATGGACAGAGGAAGCAAGGTGATAATCTTAGGAAGAAACGCAGGCTTGGAGAAGTTTGGAACCGTCAAGCCTATCTCTCTGAGCTGTTTATCATTAGAAGAGTACAGCTACCTGTTTAAGACGCTCGCGTTCGGAAGCGCGGACCAGACCGACCACCCGCGGCTAGCGGCGATGGTAGAAAAGTTTGCCACGGTGCTGGGAGGGTCACTCATCTCAGCGAATGTGCTTGCTGATGCGCTGAGGAAAAACCTGAGTGCCCATTTCTGGCTGTCCCTATTGAACGGGGCCAGAGACAGCGTCAAGAAGAACAACACTCGTTTCGGGGCGCATCCACAAGAGCTTTTTAGCCGAGGTCACCCTGTGCACCTGATCGGTGGATACATCTTGTCTCCAGCTACTCCATCACGCATTGTAAAGTCTGCAAACAGTATGACCAGTATTCCAGAAGAGGGTCTGCCTAGGATTATGTTTGGGGACCTGATAGCACGAGAAGGTCACGTTGTTTTACCCAGAGGTGATTTTAGGCTGATTTCATGGGAATCGAGGCTACCGCCTTATACTTCATTTGTTCACTTGGTGCGGTCTGCTTCAAGTTGCGTCAATGATAAGCCTAAAACACCCTTGTCGGGGAAGAAGCGCCCAAGTCTATTTGGGTAG
- the LOC127327276 gene encoding disease resistance protein RGA2 isoform X1, which produces MELAISALTGELVSRFVSFLTNKYHSSRAYSKENQLERLQQLLLRVGMVIEEADSRYIVNSCMLIQLKMLAAAMYRGHHVLDTIRSMKHREFLEKQVWDSSTLSVSTPYKRSRTVGSSIATNMVTINSELQSALQNLEAGVANMVEFVVLLSGYERISRRPYDAYLYIDNFMFGRHVEKQKILMFLLEYDSPGRPVVLPVIGGNGVGKKTLIAHVCDNERVRSHFSMVLHLNGDDLFRITDHEWMSGKTLVVIEFVSDVDEDDWATFHRSITNMDRGSKVIILGRNAGLEKFGTVKPISLSCLSLEEYSYLFKTLAFGSADQTDHPRLAAMVEKFATVLGGSLISANVLADALRKNLSAHFWLSLLNGARDSVKKNNTRFGAHPQELFSRGHPVHLIGGYILSPATPSRIVKSANSMTSIPEEGLPRIMFGDLIAREGHVVLPRGDFRLISWESRLPPYTSFVHLVRSASSCVNDKPKTPLSGKKRPSLFG; this is translated from the coding sequence ATGGAGCTTGCCATATCTGCACTAACAGGTGAACTTGTGAGCCGATTTGTCTCCTTCCTAACCAACAAGTACCACTCCAGCCGCGCATACTCTAAAGAAAATCAGCTGGAGAGGCTACAACAACTCTTGCTGAGAGTTGGCATGGTCATCGAGGAGGCGGACTCGCGATACATCGTCAACTCATGTATGCTCATACAGCTGAAGATGCTAGCGGCTGCCATGTACCGAGGCCATCATGTGCTTGACACCATCAGGTCCATGAAACACAGGGAGTTCTTAGAGAAACAGGTATGGGACTCGTCCACCTTATCTGTTTCTACTCCTTACAAACGTTCTCGCACGGTTGGTAGTAGTATAGCAACAAACATGGTTACGATCAACTCCGAGTTACAGAGTGCTCTGCAAAACCTAGAGGCTGGTGTTGCTAACATGGTGGAGTTTGTCGTGCTTTTGAGCGGATACGAGCGCATCTCTCGCAGACCCTATGATGCCtatctttacattgacaacttcaTGTTTGGTCGGCATGTCGAGAAGCAGAAGATCTTGATGTTCTTGCTTGAATATGACTCCCCTGGTCGCCCGGTCGTTCTTCCAGTCATTGGTGGCAATGGAGTTGGGAAGAAAACTCTTATCGCCCATGTATGCGATAATGAGAGGGTACGTTCTCACTTTTCTATGGTTTTGCACCTGAATGGGGACGATCTTTTCAGAATAACAGACCATGAATGGATGTCAGGGAAGACATTGGTGGTGATCGAGTTTGTTTcagatgttgatgaagatgactggGCAACATTTCATCGTTCTATCACGAACATGGACAGAGGAAGCAAGGTGATAATCTTAGGAAGAAACGCAGGCTTGGAGAAGTTTGGAACCGTCAAGCCTATCTCTCTGAGCTGTTTATCATTAGAAGAGTACAGCTACCTGTTTAAGACGCTCGCGTTCGGAAGCGCGGACCAGACCGACCACCCGCGGCTAGCGGCGATGGTAGAAAAGTTTGCCACGGTGCTGGGAGGGTCACTCATCTCAGCGAATGTGCTTGCTGATGCGCTGAGGAAAAACCTGAGTGCCCATTTCTGGCTGTCCCTATTGAACGGGGCCAGAGACAGCGTCAAGAAGAACAACACTCGTTTCGGGGCGCATCCACAAGAGCTTTTTAGCCGAGGTCACCCTGTGCACCTGATCGGTGGATACATCTTGTCTCCAGCTACTCCATCACGCATTGTAAAGTCTGCAAACAGTATGACCAGTATTCCAGAAGAGGGTCTGCCTAGGATTATGTTTGGGGACCTGATAGCACGAGAAGGTCACGTTGTTTTACCCAGAGGTGATTTTAGGCTGATTTCATGGGAATCGAGGCTACCGCCTTATACTTCATTTGTTCACTTGGTGCGGTCTGCTTCAAGTTGCGTCAATGATAAGCCTAAAACACCCTTGTCGGGGAAGAAGCGCCCAAGTCTATTTGGGTAG
- the LOC127327275 gene encoding secretory carrier-associated membrane protein 3 codes for MAGRGRNGFDDDDVNPFAGGSVPPASNSRLSPLSHEPAGFYNVDIPMDSTKDKKKEKELQAMEADLNKREKELQRREEAASRAGIVIEEKNWPPLFPMIHHNISNEIPIHLQKMQYLAFSSFLGIAACLFFNIIATTTAWIKGEGVMIWLLAIIYFISGVPGAYVLWYRPLYNAMRTESALKFGWFFLFYMIHIIFCVWSAVSPPFPFKGNSLTGILPAIDVITKSAIVGIFYFVGFGLFCLESLLSIAVIQQVYMYFRGSGKAQEMKQQAARGALSSAF; via the exons GGTGGGAGCGTTCCCCCGGCATCCAATTCTCGACTCTCACCTCTCTCCCACGAACCAGCAGGTTTTTATAATGTGGACATTCCAATGGATTCAACTAAG GAtaagaaaaaagagaaagaacTCCAGGCGATGGAAGCTGATCTCAACAAAAGAGAAAAG GAATTGCAAAGGAGGGAAGAGGCTGCATCACGAG CTGGAATTGTCATTGAAGAGAAAAACTGGCCACCCCTTTTCCCTATGATTCACCACAATATTTCAAATGAGATACCCATCCATCTACAAAAAATGCAGTACCTTGCATTTTCATCATTTTTGG GAATTGCTGCctgcctcttcttcaatatcataGCGACTACAACAGCATGGATTAAAGGGGAAG GTGTTATGATTTGGCTGCTTGCAATTATCTACTTCATATCTGGTGTCCCTGGGGCTTATGTGTTGTGGTATCGCCCTCTTTATAACGCAATGAG AACTGAGAGTGCTTTGAAGTTTGGGTGGTTTTTTCTGTTTTACATG ATTCATATAATCTTCTGCGTGTGGTCAGCAGTGTCTCCTCCATTTCCTTTCAAGGGAAATTCTTTGAC TGGGATTTTGCCTGCCATTGATGTCATAACCAAGAGTGCTATTGTTGGG ATATTCTACTTTGTTGGATTTGGACTGTTCTGCCTTGAATCACTGCTGAGCATAGCTGTCATTCAG CAAGTATACATGTACTTCCGTGGAAGTGGAAAAGCGCAGGAGATGAAACAACAGGCAGCACGTGGTGCCCTGAGTTCCGCGTTCTGA